TATTCTCCACAATCTCCGATGCAAGTTCTTTCTTCATCTTCCATGTTTCATAACTGAGTTCGGCAATTCGAGATTCATCTTTTTCCTGTTTCAACAACTTTTCTAATGGAATAATGCCTTTCTCGATCTTAAGTTTTTCTTTTTTTGATAGATGAAATGAGATCTTCGCATTAAGAACTTTATAGTCATATTCTCCATCTTTGTTCTTGATTTTTTTTGCCAGTTCCAGTGCATCTTCGTTTATTTTTTTCGCTTCACGGTATTTTTGTAATTTACATAAAATATCTGCTTTTGAATTCAATGCATCCAGCAAAGAAGTATGCATATCTAATTCTTTTTTTAATACAATTGCTTTATCGTAACATTCTATTGCTTTATCATATTCTCTTTTAAGAATGTAAGTATAACCGATATTTGTAAACAGTATTGAAATCAAACGTTTGGCTCCAATATCTTCCGCTATCTTAATAGACTTCTTATAATGCTGGATAGATTTATCAAAGTCACCTTTATCACAAAAAGTATATCCCATATTTACAAGACTGGTTGAAACTTGCCATTTGAAATCAAATTCTTCGGCGACCTTTACCGATTTCTTTAAATACCTGATCGATTTTTCATGCTCTCCTAAATGCAAGTAAGCTACCCCAATATTTGAATATGCACCCGAGATTCCCCATGGATCATCTATTTCCTGGCAAATTTTCAAACTTCTCTTCTGATATACCAGATCATTTCCATAGTCTCCTCTTTTTCCATAAATATTACCGATTGATGCAAATGCGTAAGCGGACTCTTTTTTTTGATTTAATTCTTCCGCTAACTTCATACCTTTTTCAAAATACTGCAAAGCGTTATTGTTGTCTCCCTTCCAATAGTAACACCAACCGATTTCATGGTTTGCTTGCTGTATGCCCACTTTATCACGAATTCGTTTAGCAATTTTGAACGCAGATGTAAATTCAGATTGTGCTTCTTTTATTCGTCCGATTTGTCTATATGATATCCCTTTATTATTGTGTACTTTATTAATTCTTTTTTGAAGCTGATCGTAATTTTTATCTTTCTCGTTTATTCTTTTGGATTGTGTATGAAGATCTTTCAGAAGTTTTTCATAATAATCGAGAGATTTATCATTCTGAAAATTCTTTCGTGCTCTATCTCCAACCAGTTCAAGATATTTAATCGATTTCTCGGAATGTTCAGCTTTATAAAAATGATCAGCCAGTTCATCCAGAACTTCATCTGGATTCGAGGAATATTTTTCTTCGAGGTATTCTCCTGCTCTTTGATGCAGTTCTTTCCAAAATATAAAATTCTTTCCCATCATCTCGCTTTCCAGAACTTCCCGGATCTTATCGTGAATAAAAACAAAATCATTCCCGGATTCTTCCAGCAAAGAAACTTCCCGGCAATCGATCAGGTCTTCCAATAATTCGTTTTCTTTCTTTTTAGTTAGATGAAGCAGCATCTCAAAGCTGAATTTCTTACCAATGATAGCAGCGATCTGCAAAGTTCTCAAAGATTCAAAACTCAATTCTTCCAATCTTTCGCTGATCACATTTTGGATATTTTCCGGTAAGGTTTCAATTTCTATTTTGGGAGGAAAATTCCATTTGTTATCGCTGATCGATATCTTTCCTTTTTCATTCAGAAAATACAGCATCTCTCGGATGAAGAGCGGATTGCCGTTTGTATGAGAAACAATATTCTCGATGAAATTGTTCATCTCTCTGTTCTTTCTCTTTTTACCCAACATCGATTTTATCATTTCGGAAACATCGATCTCTTTCAGGTTTTTAACTTTGATCTGGATGAGATTTTCGATCTTGAATAAGGCGGAATCTTCAAACAACATTTCACTGCGATGAAGCCCGATGAAAAGAACCGGAAATCCTTTCAAATTTCGTTCTGCATATTGCAGCCATTTCAATATTTGTTCATCAGCCCAATGCAGATCATCGATACAAATCACCAGTGGTTTGCTGGCTGCTTTTTTCAGGAAATCAGTGATCGCACCGAAAAGTCTGAATTCTGCATTTTGACCGGACAACTCGATTGGTTTTTTGATCTTCTTCATCCAATCTTGTTCAGATAAAATTCCATATTTTACTAAATCCCAACCAAACTCTCCGAAATATTTCTGCTTTTCAGTTTCGGATTTATTAGAAATAATCTCTTCAAAAATCTTATGTAACGGATTAAAAGAGGATTCCACTGTTTTGCAGATAGATTGATAAAACTCGATTTCAGCCAATTGCAGATGATAATAAAACTGCTGCACAAGTTTCGATTTGCCGATCCCCGATTCTCCGTGAATCAGCACGATATTTCCATTTTTATCTTTGAGTTGATCAGATAAATTATTGAGAGCTTTCAGCGGTGTTGTGCGATTCACGAACTTTGGTTTGAGCAGATAGGAAACATCTGATTTTAGCTTGATCCCCTTTTTGTCTTTTATTTCTTTCAACAAATCCCCAGCAATAGAATGAGCATTCTGATAACGGTCATTAGCATCTTTTTCCAATAATCCGATAATTATATTTTCAACATTTTGGGGAATTTCAGGATTTATTTTTGTGGGAAGGATCAGTGGTTTTAGACGATGTTGATCTCCAATTTCTTTGGCAGTTTTTCCGCTAAAAGGTAATATTCCGGTAAGCAGTTCATAAAGGATAACTCCGAGAGCATAAAGATCGCTTCTCGTATCGAGTTTGTAAGATGCGATGAAATGTTCGGGAGATGAATATTCGGGAGTGCCCAGAAATTGTCCTTTTTGCTTTTCCGAAAATCCGCTTTTGATGAAATCGAAATCGGTGATCTTTATAACTCCATCTGAATTGATCAAAATATTTTCCGGCTTCAGATCGCGGTGAATGATATTCCGGCTGTGCAGAGCGATCAGTCCGTTACAAACCTGGATCATTATTTTAAGAATATTATCGAGAGACTGAATATCTATGAATTTCAGAGATGAGATCGCTTTTCCCTCGATGTATTCCATTACCCAGCTTACTTCATCATCGGAAATCCATTCATACATTTTGCAGCAATTAATATCATCGATCTTCTTTGCTGTTTCGAAGGCACTCCTGAATAAAAAACAAAAATTGTGGAATTCCCGGTTGATAACTTTTAGGGCTCCGATCTCTCCTGCTTGATTTGTGACTTTAAAGACTTCTCCGAATGTGCCTTTGCCTATTAATTCTTTTTTTATTGGTTGTTTCCAACTCATATTATTCCTCTTATTTGAAAAATTTATTCCTTCCGATAAAATGTTCAGTCCCGAATATTCATTGTTAGCATAGAATGTCAATTATTAAAGTTTTAACTCGCCCTAACCCTCTCTTGAAAAGAGAGGGAACTAAAAGGAAAAAAATCCATTTTTCCTTTTTAAATTTCTTATTGTTTTTCTTATGTTCCTTCTTTTTGGAATAACTTTCAAATTTTCTTCAAAAAGAGAAGGACAGCAGGATTAGTTTAATCATAAATCTGAAAGTTTCTTTCAATAATTGAAAGATTCTTTCAGATTCAAAATTAATTGAAGGATTTTTATCCAACACTACCAAACCCGTAATCATTTTAAAAATATACAGTTAACCCACAAACATCGGTTGAAAGACTATTTGGCATACAATCTGCTAATATAATTCCGATAGAGGTTGTGAATTATGAAAAAAATAAAACATAAAGACACAGAGAGTCTGGAAGGAATTAATCTTTTTTTTCTTGATGTCTTCGTGTCTTTGTGCTAAAAAAAAGGAGGACTCATGAAGTCTATTTATTTAATCGTAGTTTTGTTAGCATTCTCAACGATGCTTTGTTCGATGATCATCGATGTTCCGGATGATTATCCAACAATCCAGCAAGGGATCGACGCTGCAGCCGATACAGATACTGTATTGGTAGCAGATGGAATTTATGATGAAAATATCAATTTTTTAGGAAAGGCGATTACAGTAGCGAGTAATTTCCTGATCGATGCTGATGAATCTCATATCGAAAATACGATCATTAACGGCAGCACACCAATTAATCCTGATTTTGGTTCTGTTGTCACATTCATGTCTTATGAAGATACTACATCAGTGATAACAGGTTTTACTCTTACAGAAGGCACAGGTTTTTATCGAACATCATCCAATACAAGAGTAGGTGGTGGAATTATTTGCGACAATTCATCTCCCAAAATAATCTCTAATATTACCACTAATAATACTGCTGATTATGGTGGTGGAATTAATATTTATGAAAATTGTAATGCCTACTTGGAAGGGAACATCATTTCTAATAATACTTCTTTCATTAATAGTGGAGGTGTTAATATTGTTTATTCTTCTCCTACATTAATAAATAATATTATCAGCGGAAATTCTGCAAATCAACAGGGTGCAGGAATCAGTGCTTGGGATTCGAGTCCGGTATTAATCAACAATATCATAAGTTACAATACAGCAGGAACAGATATTAGTGGTTTAGCAATTGCTAGTGGTGGTACAACTACAATTCAAAATTGTCTTATCTATGGGAATAGTGCTGGTGGATCTGTCGGTGGCATCCTGGTTCAGGATTCAGAAGCAGAGATAACTAATTGTGTGATAAGTGGAAATTCTGCTACAGCAGGAGA
This portion of the Candidatus Cloacimonadota bacterium genome encodes:
- a CDS encoding tetratricopeptide repeat protein gives rise to the protein MSWKQPIKKELIGKGTFGEVFKVTNQAGEIGALKVINREFHNFCFLFRSAFETAKKIDDINCCKMYEWISDDEVSWVMEYIEGKAISSLKFIDIQSLDNILKIMIQVCNGLIALHSRNIIHRDLKPENILINSDGVIKITDFDFIKSGFSEKQKGQFLGTPEYSSPEHFIASYKLDTRSDLYALGVILYELLTGILPFSGKTAKEIGDQHRLKPLILPTKINPEIPQNVENIIIGLLEKDANDRYQNAHSIAGDLLKEIKDKKGIKLKSDVSYLLKPKFVNRTTPLKALNNLSDQLKDKNGNIVLIHGESGIGKSKLVQQFYYHLQLAEIEFYQSICKTVESSFNPLHKIFEEIISNKSETEKQKYFGEFGWDLVKYGILSEQDWMKKIKKPIELSGQNAEFRLFGAITDFLKKAASKPLVICIDDLHWADEQILKWLQYAERNLKGFPVLFIGLHRSEMLFEDSALFKIENLIQIKVKNLKEIDVSEMIKSMLGKKRKNREMNNFIENIVSHTNGNPLFIREMLYFLNEKGKISISDNKWNFPPKIEIETLPENIQNVISERLEELSFESLRTLQIAAIIGKKFSFEMLLHLTKKKENELLEDLIDCREVSLLEESGNDFVFIHDKIREVLESEMMGKNFIFWKELHQRAGEYLEEKYSSNPDEVLDELADHFYKAEHSEKSIKYLELVGDRARKNFQNDKSLDYYEKLLKDLHTQSKRINEKDKNYDQLQKRINKVHNNKGISYRQIGRIKEAQSEFTSAFKIAKRIRDKVGIQQANHEIGWCYYWKGDNNNALQYFEKGMKLAEELNQKKESAYAFASIGNIYGKRGDYGNDLVYQKRSLKICQEIDDPWGISGAYSNIGVAYLHLGEHEKSIRYLKKSVKVAEEFDFKWQVSTSLVNMGYTFCDKGDFDKSIQHYKKSIKIAEDIGAKRLISILFTNIGYTYILKREYDKAIECYDKAIVLKKELDMHTSLLDALNSKADILCKLQKYREAKKINEDALELAKKIKNKDGEYDYKVLNAKISFHLSKKEKLKIEKGIIPLEKLLKQEKDESRIAELSYETWKMKKELASEIVENTEKNRKTALRLYRKFYKKKPGIYYKLKIEELEKI